TAAGGACTCCTTTGTGCTGTCTTTGATTGCTGCGCCTCTCACCGCTTTTCTTTCCATGGTCATTTCTTATCTTGTGGTTAAGAAGAAGTTTAAGGCAAAGGGCTTTATTGAGTTTGTTTCCATGCTGGCTATGGCAGTTCCGGGAACGGTTCTTGGTATCGGATATATCCGGGGCTATGCAAACGGATTGTTCCGCTCCGGATTTATGAGCGGCCTTTACGGGACAGGACTTATCCTGATTATCGTATTTATCGTCCGGAGCCTTCCCACCGGCACCAGAAGCGGGATATCCGCCCTGCGCCAGATTGACAAGTCCATAGAGGAATCCGCTTATGACATGGGGGCAAACTCTGCCAAGGTGTTCATGTCCGTGACCCTTCCTCTTATCAAGGATTCCTTTTTCAGCGGTCTGGTAACTGCCTTTGTCCGCAGCATTACCGCCATTTCCGCCATCATTTTGCTGGTGACGCCAGATTTTCTGCTGATCACCTGCCAGATCAATGAGCAGGCGGAAAAGGGGAATTACGGTGTGGCCTGCGCTTATGCAACCATATTGATCCTCATTACCTATGGCGCGGTCCTCATTATGAATGCCATGATGAAATTCTTCGGCGTCAGCAGGGTAGTGAAGGAAGTCCAGGATTAAGAAGAAACAGGAGGAAGATAACATGGAAAAACAGAAAAAAGGTGTTCGGCTGGAACACATTTCAAAAATATACATTGATCCAAAGACAGGCAAGGAGTTCTATGCGGTAAAGGATACCACTCTGGATATTGAGCCGGGAACCTTTGTCACCCTTTTGGGGCCGTCAGGCTGCGGAAAGACGACCACCCTCCGCATGATCGCGGGCTTTGAAAGCCCTGATGAAGGGGAGATTTATCTGGGAGGAGAGGCGATCAACCATCTTACCCCCAATAAAAGGGATACCGCCATGGTGTTCCAGAGCTATGCCCTTCTGCCTCATTACAATGTGTTTGACAACGTGGCCTATGGACTTAAGATCCGGAAGGTTCCAAAGGAGGAGATCAGGGAACGGGTCATGAACATATTAAAGCTGGTGGAGATGGAGGGAATGGAAACCCGTATGACCAACCAGCTCTCCGGCGGGCAGCAGCAAAGGGTGGCATTAGCCAGAGCCCTGGTCATTGAGCCGGGAGTCCTGCTTTTTGATGAGCCTTTAAGCAACTTAGATGCCAAGCTGCGGGTGACCATGAGGACTGAGATCCGGAAGATCCAGCAGAAGATCGGGATCACGGCAATCTATGTGACCCACGATCAGTCTGAGGCCATGAGCATTTCCGATAAGATCATTATCATGAGCAAGGGTAAGGTAGAGCAGATCGGAAGCCCCAGGGAGATCTATTATCATCCTGCTTCCAGATTTGTGGCTGATTTTATCGGGGAAGCCAACTTCTTAAAGGCAAAAGTTTTGTCTGAAGAAGGGGAAAAGGCCATGATCTCGGTGGCAGGCAAGGAGTTCCAGGTAAATAATTTTGCTGGGGCCCGTTCCGGGGCTGAGGCAACCCTGGTAATCCGGCCGGAGGGAGCGATTCTGGCAGAGCAGGGCATTTTAGAGGGACTGGTCACCTTATCCACCTTTATGGGATCTTATCAGTACTATCAGGTCATGGTGGGAGATATGGAAATTCAGATTACGGATTATAACCCGGTTAACCGCAGGATTTATGAAGTGGGAGAAAAGGCTTGTCTGGATTTTGATCCAAAGGGTGTTTACATCCTGTAGTACTGTGTTAAAATAATAATAATAAGCTTGAAGGGCAGGTAACAGAGATATGAAAGGCTGGATCGGATGTGCCGGGGCCCTTTTGTGCATTGCCTGTCTGGCAGGCTGCGACAGCAGTTCCCGGACAGTGCCGGCAGAGTTTCATGGGGCTGAGGAGCTGGTGGTGTACTGCCCTCATCCCCTGGAATTTATTAATCCCATTGTATCGGAATTTGAGGAGCAGACCGGGATCAAGGTGGAGGTATGCACAGGAGGGACGGGAGAACTGTTAAAAATGGCGGAGGACAGGGAGAAACCCGAATGTGATATTTTCTGGGGAGGCTCCCTGTCTACTACCATGGCCCAAAGTGAGCTTTTTGAGCCTTATATCAGCAAAAATGAATCCATGATCCAGGAAGATTACAGGAATAAAGAAGGGAACATGACCCGGTTTACAGATGTTCCAAGCATTCTTATGGTGAATACCAATCTGGCCGGGAATCTTTCTATAGAAGGGTATGGGGATCTTCTTAAACCTGAGCTTTCCGGAAAGATTGCCATGTGCGACCCTGTCACCTCTTCTTCGGCATTTGAGCATCTGATCAATATGCTTTATGCAATGGGAGAAGGGGACCCGGAGGAAGGCTGGAATTATGTGGAGGCATTTTGCAAAAACCTTGACGGAAAGCTGCTGCAAAGCTCCTCTGAGGTATATCAGGGGGTGGCCGAGGGGCGCTATACGGTGGGCCTTACCTTTGAAGAGGGAGCAGCCCATTACATTGCTTCCGGATATCCGGTCCGTGTGGTGTATATGGAGGAAGGCGTCATATCCAAACCGGATGTGGTATGCATCATCAAGGGGTCTGCTCATATGTGGGAGGCTAAGAAGTTTGTGGATTTTGTAACGGGTAAGGCTGCCCAGACGGTTATCTCCGAAAGCCTTGGAAGGCGTTCCGTAAGGACAGATGTAGATGAACCGGAGTATCTGCTTGATAAGCAGGCAATCCACATGATTTATGATGAGGAAGCTGTGGTAAAGGAGAACAAACTGGAATGGATGAGGCGTTTTTCAGAGGTTTTTCAAGGCACCCTGAAATAGAATAAGGAGGGAGCATGAAAAAGGGACGGTATTTCAAAGATGAGCTGCGCCACCTGATCATGGGGTATGCCATCATTCCTGCTGTGGGCTTTACCCTGATCTGTACCCTGGTTTTTCTTGCGGTCCTGCTCTATGGAAAAAAAAGCGGGAATGAGTCCCACAATGCTTTCGTGGCGGAGGAATTGGAGAAAGTCCTTTCAGGGTACGAGGAGAAGCTTAAGGCGCTTTCAGATTCTGACCTGCTTTTTGACGCCGGTTCCGGCCAGGCCGGCCGGACAGCCGTGTTTGAGGAATTTTACCGGATGTCGGACCAGCTGGGATATAAGGCGGAGCTGTATGTTTTTGACGGAGAGAAGCGGGTGATTTTATCCACCAGAAAGGATATTCCGGATTACTTATCAGGCAGGGAGAACATCCGCTGGGGAATGTTCGGGGCAATGGATGAGAATCCGGGGAAAACCAGGGTGCGTTTGATGGAAGCCTGGAAGGGTCCGGATAAGGATATTGCCATGGGCATGGAGGTGACCCGGGGAGATAAAAAGGCGGGATATCTGGTTTTTACCATTAACAGCAGCCAGTTTAAGCCGGTGCTTGACCGGTCGGATAGCCAGACCATCATTGCAGACCGGTTTGGCTGGGTATATTTAAGCAGTAATTATAATCTGTTGAGCAGCAGCAGCCAGGTTTTAAAGGTGCTTGAGACGGCAGGCAGGTATCTGCCTTATGAAAAGAAGATGTTTCTCATATCCGTTCATCCGGCGTATCATCGAATGTTTTTGGTTTATTCTGTGACGGATATCCAGAACATCGTGTTTTCCCTGGGGCTTAGCAGCGCTCTCATTATAACGGCCCTTGTGCTGATGACCATATGGGTCCTGATCAGCACGAAAAAGGTAACGGAGCGGAAGACCAGGGATTTTTACCGTCTCCTTCATGTCATGGAGAAGGCCAGGAATGGGAATTTAGACGCATCCATAGAGATAGAAAGTGAAAATGAATTCCGGATCATAGCCGATGCCTACCGGGAAACCATTGCCAGCTTAAAGCTACAGATGGAGAACAACAGAAAGATGACGGAGCTGGTGGCGGCCGCACAGAATAAGCAGCTGGAATCCCAGTTTAACCCTCATTTCCTGTTCAATACTTTGGAAAATATCCGGTATATGTGCATCATCCAGCCGGAGACAGCCGGAAAGATGGTGTTCAGCCTTTCAAACCTGCTGCGCTACAGCCTGGATGGCAGCAGGGCAGAAGTGACTCTGGAAGAGGATTTAGAGCACCTGGAGAATTATCTTACCATCTTACAATACCGGTTTAACCGCCGGTTTTCCTATGTGGTTGACGTGGAGGCAGAGGCATTGCCCTGCCGGATCCCCAGGCTGGTGCTGCAGCCCATGATCGAAAATTCTGTAAAATACGGGTTTGGCAACCAGGAAAATTTAAAAGTGGAACTTAAGGCCTATATTCACGAAAACCGGCTGATCATGATCTGCAGGGATGACGGGATCGGAATGACTCCAGGAGTTTTAAGTGATATTCAGGCTCTTTTGGAGCAGGAGGAGAACAACAAAAGGCACTCCGGGCTTTATAATATACACAGGCGGTGCAGGATTCTTTACGGAAGGCCGTATGGGGTAGAGATACGCAGTGCAGAAGGGCTTGGCACAACGCTGGTTGTGACCCTTCCGGCACAAAGGGAGGAATTGTAATGTTACGGGTGATGATAGCGGAAGACGAGGATATTATCCGCAAGGGATTAATCTA
The nucleotide sequence above comes from Lacrimispora sp. BS-2. Encoded proteins:
- a CDS encoding ABC transporter ATP-binding protein, yielding MEKQKKGVRLEHISKIYIDPKTGKEFYAVKDTTLDIEPGTFVTLLGPSGCGKTTTLRMIAGFESPDEGEIYLGGEAINHLTPNKRDTAMVFQSYALLPHYNVFDNVAYGLKIRKVPKEEIRERVMNILKLVEMEGMETRMTNQLSGGQQQRVALARALVIEPGVLLFDEPLSNLDAKLRVTMRTEIRKIQQKIGITAIYVTHDQSEAMSISDKIIIMSKGKVEQIGSPREIYYHPASRFVADFIGEANFLKAKVLSEEGEKAMISVAGKEFQVNNFAGARSGAEATLVIRPEGAILAEQGILEGLVTLSTFMGSYQYYQVMVGDMEIQITDYNPVNRRIYEVGEKACLDFDPKGVYIL
- a CDS encoding ABC transporter substrate-binding protein, yielding MKGWIGCAGALLCIACLAGCDSSSRTVPAEFHGAEELVVYCPHPLEFINPIVSEFEEQTGIKVEVCTGGTGELLKMAEDREKPECDIFWGGSLSTTMAQSELFEPYISKNESMIQEDYRNKEGNMTRFTDVPSILMVNTNLAGNLSIEGYGDLLKPELSGKIAMCDPVTSSSAFEHLINMLYAMGEGDPEEGWNYVEAFCKNLDGKLLQSSSEVYQGVAEGRYTVGLTFEEGAAHYIASGYPVRVVYMEEGVISKPDVVCIIKGSAHMWEAKKFVDFVTGKAAQTVISESLGRRSVRTDVDEPEYLLDKQAIHMIYDEEAVVKENKLEWMRRFSEVFQGTLK
- a CDS encoding histidine kinase, with translation MKKGRYFKDELRHLIMGYAIIPAVGFTLICTLVFLAVLLYGKKSGNESHNAFVAEELEKVLSGYEEKLKALSDSDLLFDAGSGQAGRTAVFEEFYRMSDQLGYKAELYVFDGEKRVILSTRKDIPDYLSGRENIRWGMFGAMDENPGKTRVRLMEAWKGPDKDIAMGMEVTRGDKKAGYLVFTINSSQFKPVLDRSDSQTIIADRFGWVYLSSNYNLLSSSSQVLKVLETAGRYLPYEKKMFLISVHPAYHRMFLVYSVTDIQNIVFSLGLSSALIITALVLMTIWVLISTKKVTERKTRDFYRLLHVMEKARNGNLDASIEIESENEFRIIADAYRETIASLKLQMENNRKMTELVAAAQNKQLESQFNPHFLFNTLENIRYMCIIQPETAGKMVFSLSNLLRYSLDGSRAEVTLEEDLEHLENYLTILQYRFNRRFSYVVDVEAEALPCRIPRLVLQPMIENSVKYGFGNQENLKVELKAYIHENRLIMICRDDGIGMTPGVLSDIQALLEQEENNKRHSGLYNIHRRCRILYGRPYGVEIRSAEGLGTTLVVTLPAQREEL